From a single Micromonospora pallida genomic region:
- a CDS encoding GOLPH3/VPS74 family protein: MTGVALAEELLLLAYDDETGKATMPRISLDLGMAAAVLVELALAGRIAYSDGLLVVADPSPTGEPIVDDVLARIVADDAPRSPSSWVQRLRHGLRDRILGDLCGRGVVRDVDETELGFIHVHRYPMVDPSVEQDTRRRLAEALTGGPVPDERTAALATLVSAVRMEPALRLTGDAASAHRRLEEIAGGAGFSGTVGLEDSVVRPSVALVIAALGQAVDQALGPRRG, translated from the coding sequence ATGACTGGTGTTGCGCTTGCCGAAGAGCTGCTGCTCCTCGCCTACGACGACGAAACCGGCAAGGCGACGATGCCGCGGATCAGCCTGGATCTCGGTATGGCCGCCGCGGTCCTGGTGGAACTCGCCCTCGCCGGCCGGATCGCCTACTCCGACGGCCTCCTGGTGGTGGCCGATCCCTCCCCGACCGGTGAGCCGATCGTCGACGACGTGCTCGCCCGGATCGTCGCCGACGACGCCCCTCGCAGTCCCTCCTCCTGGGTGCAGCGGCTCCGCCACGGCCTGCGCGACCGGATCCTCGGGGATCTCTGCGGGCGCGGCGTGGTGCGGGACGTCGACGAGACCGAGCTCGGTTTCATCCACGTCCACCGCTACCCGATGGTCGACCCGTCGGTGGAGCAGGACACCCGGCGACGGCTTGCCGAGGCGCTCACCGGTGGTCCGGTGCCGGACGAGCGGACCGCCGCCCTGGCCACCCTGGTCTCGGCGGTCCGGATGGAGCCGGCCCTCCGGCTGACCGGGGACGCCGCCAGTGCCCACCGCCGGCTGGAGGAGATCGCCGGCGGGGCCGGTTTCTCCGGCACCGTCGGCCTGGAGGACTCCGTCGTACGCCCCTCGGTGGCGCTGGTCATCGCCGCCCTCGGCCAGGCCGTCGACCAGGCGCTCGGCCCACGTCGCGGTTAG
- the upp gene encoding uracil phosphoribosyltransferase, whose amino-acid sequence MDVHVIDHPLAQSRLTAMRDARTDSSSFRAALHELTTMLVYEAARFFPVEKYPVSTPVTDTEGTRLANPPLLVPVLRAGLGMADAALGLLPESSMGFVGLARDEETYEPRAYMESLPRDLAGLPVLVLDPMLATGGSLEHCCRLLADRGCTDITVLCVLAAPAGIARLEQSGLPLRLVTASIDEGLNDQMFIVPGLGDAGDRQFGGMPRF is encoded by the coding sequence GTGGACGTACACGTGATCGACCATCCGCTCGCCCAGTCGCGGCTCACCGCGATGCGCGACGCCCGCACCGACTCCTCGTCGTTCCGGGCGGCGCTGCACGAACTCACCACCATGCTGGTGTACGAGGCCGCGCGCTTCTTCCCGGTGGAGAAGTACCCGGTGAGCACGCCGGTCACCGACACCGAGGGCACCCGCCTAGCCAACCCGCCGCTGCTGGTGCCGGTGCTCCGGGCCGGTCTCGGGATGGCCGACGCCGCGCTCGGTCTGCTGCCGGAGTCCTCGATGGGCTTCGTCGGACTGGCCCGCGACGAGGAGACGTACGAGCCCCGCGCGTACATGGAGTCGCTTCCGCGCGACCTGGCCGGGCTGCCGGTGCTGGTCCTCGACCCGATGCTCGCCACCGGCGGTTCGCTGGAGCACTGCTGCCGGCTGCTCGCCGACCGGGGCTGCACCGACATCACCGTGCTCTGCGTGCTGGCCGCGCCGGCCGGCATCGCCCGGCTGGAGCAGTCCGGCCTGCCGCTGCGCCTGGTGACCGCCTCGATCGACGAGGGGCTGAACGACCAGATGTTCATCGTGCCCGGTCTCGGGGACGCCGGTGACCGGCAGTTCGGCGGTATGCCGCGCTTCTGA
- the deoC gene encoding deoxyribose-phosphate aldolase, with the protein MTATATSARSDLSELGRSETALRTFLHGLPGVDQVGAEQRAAQLGTRSIKTTAKAQAIDLAIRMVDLTTLEGADTPGKVRALAAKALRPDPADPSCPHVGAVCVYPAMVPYVAEVLRGSKVHLASVATAFPSGQAPLEIKLADTRAAVAAGADEIDMVISRGDFLAGRYRAVYDEIVAIKEACGGADAGRQGRPRAHLKVILETGELATYDNVRRASWLAMLAGADFIKTSTGKVPSAATLPVTLVMLEAVRDFRAATGRQVGVKPAGGIKTSKDAIKYLVMVNETVGPDWLDPDWFRFGASSLLNDLLMQRTKLTTGVYSGPDYFTLD; encoded by the coding sequence ATGACGGCGACAGCGACGTCGGCCCGGTCGGACCTCTCCGAGCTGGGACGATCCGAGACCGCTCTGCGGACCTTCCTACACGGCCTGCCGGGCGTGGACCAGGTCGGCGCGGAGCAGCGGGCGGCCCAGCTCGGCACCCGCTCCATCAAGACCACGGCCAAGGCCCAGGCGATCGACCTGGCGATCCGGATGGTCGACCTGACCACCCTCGAAGGGGCGGACACCCCCGGCAAGGTACGGGCACTGGCCGCCAAGGCACTGCGTCCCGACCCGGCCGACCCGTCCTGCCCGCACGTCGGCGCGGTCTGCGTCTACCCGGCGATGGTCCCGTACGTGGCCGAGGTGCTGCGGGGCAGCAAGGTGCACCTGGCGAGCGTGGCGACGGCGTTCCCGTCCGGGCAGGCCCCGCTGGAGATCAAGCTCGCCGACACCCGGGCCGCCGTCGCGGCCGGTGCGGACGAGATCGACATGGTGATCAGCCGGGGTGACTTCCTCGCCGGCCGGTACCGGGCCGTCTACGACGAGATCGTCGCCATCAAGGAAGCCTGCGGCGGCGCCGATGCCGGTCGCCAGGGGCGACCGCGAGCCCACCTCAAGGTCATCCTGGAGACCGGTGAGCTGGCCACCTACGACAACGTCCGGCGGGCCTCCTGGCTGGCGATGCTGGCCGGCGCCGACTTCATCAAGACCTCGACCGGCAAGGTGCCGTCGGCGGCCACCCTGCCGGTGACGCTGGTGATGCTGGAGGCGGTCCGCGACTTCCGGGCCGCGACCGGACGACAGGTCGGCGTGAAGCCGGCCGGCGGCATCAAGACCTCGAAGGACGCCATCAAGTACCTGGTGATGGTCAACGAGACGGTCGGCCCGGACTGGCTCGACCCGGACTGGTTCCGGTTCGGCGCGTCCAGCCTCCTCAACGACCTGCTGATGCAGCGCACCAAGCTGACGACCGGCGTCTACTCCGGTCCCGACTACTTCACCCTGGACTAG
- a CDS encoding aldehyde dehydrogenase family protein, translated as MFEYAPAPESRSVVDIKASYGLFVDGEFVDPTDGGSFKSINPASEEVLAEVAEGGAADVDRAVLAARKAYEKVWGPMPGRDRAKYLFRIARIIQERSRELAVLESLDNGKPIKESRDVDLPLVAAHFFYYAGWADKLPYAGFGSNPQPLGVAAQVIPWNFPLLMLAWKIAPALAAGNTVVLKPAETTPLSALFFAEICQQADLPPGVVNIVTGAGETGRALVEHPGTDKVAFTGSTDVGRAIARAVAGTRKKLTLELGGKAANIVFDDAPVDQAVEGIVNGIFFNQGHVCCAGSRLLLQESVAEPVLESLKRRMAQLRVGDPLDKNTDIGAINSAAQLARITELSEAGAAEGAERWSPACELPERGFWFAPTIFTGVTQAHRIAREEIFGPVLSVLTFRTPAEAVEKANNTPYGLSAGIWTEKGSRILWMADRLRAGVVWANTFNKFDPTSPFGGYKESGYGREGGRHGLEAYLNV; from the coding sequence ATGTTCGAATACGCACCCGCCCCCGAGTCCCGCTCGGTGGTGGACATCAAGGCCTCGTACGGGCTCTTCGTCGACGGCGAGTTCGTCGACCCGACCGACGGCGGCAGCTTCAAGTCGATCAACCCGGCCTCCGAGGAGGTCCTGGCCGAGGTCGCCGAGGGCGGCGCGGCGGACGTGGACCGCGCGGTCCTCGCCGCGCGGAAGGCGTACGAGAAGGTCTGGGGTCCGATGCCGGGCCGGGACCGGGCCAAGTACCTGTTCCGGATCGCCCGGATCATCCAGGAACGCTCCCGTGAGCTGGCGGTGCTGGAGTCGCTGGACAACGGCAAGCCGATCAAGGAGTCGCGGGACGTCGACCTACCGCTGGTCGCCGCGCACTTCTTCTACTACGCCGGCTGGGCCGACAAGCTGCCGTACGCCGGCTTCGGATCGAACCCGCAGCCGCTCGGGGTGGCCGCCCAGGTCATCCCGTGGAACTTCCCGCTGCTCATGCTGGCCTGGAAGATCGCCCCGGCGCTGGCCGCCGGCAACACGGTGGTGCTGAAGCCGGCCGAGACCACCCCGCTGAGCGCGCTGTTCTTCGCCGAGATCTGCCAGCAGGCCGACCTGCCGCCCGGCGTGGTCAACATCGTCACCGGGGCCGGCGAGACCGGCCGCGCGCTGGTCGAGCACCCGGGCACCGACAAGGTCGCCTTCACCGGCTCGACCGATGTCGGCCGGGCCATCGCCCGCGCGGTCGCCGGCACCCGCAAGAAGCTCACCCTCGAGCTGGGCGGCAAGGCGGCGAACATCGTCTTCGACGACGCCCCGGTCGACCAGGCGGTCGAGGGGATCGTCAACGGCATCTTCTTCAACCAGGGGCACGTCTGCTGCGCCGGCTCGCGGCTGCTGCTCCAGGAGTCGGTCGCCGAGCCGGTGCTGGAGTCGCTGAAGCGGCGGATGGCCCAGCTCCGCGTCGGTGACCCGCTGGACAAGAACACCGACATCGGCGCGATCAACTCGGCCGCCCAGCTCGCCCGGATCACCGAGCTGTCCGAGGCCGGCGCCGCTGAGGGCGCCGAGCGCTGGTCGCCCGCGTGCGAGCTGCCCGAACGGGGCTTCTGGTTCGCCCCGACGATCTTCACCGGGGTCACCCAGGCGCACCGGATCGCCCGGGAGGAGATCTTCGGCCCGGTGCTCTCCGTGCTGACCTTCCGTACCCCGGCCGAGGCCGTCGAGAAGGCCAACAACACGCCGTACGGGCTGTCGGCCGGGATCTGGACGGAGAAGGGCTCCCGCATCCTGTGGATGGCCGACCGGCTGCGCGCCGGGGTGGTCTGGGCCAACACGTTCAACAAGTTCGACCCGACCTCGCCGTTCGGCGGCTACAAGGAGTCGGGCTACGGCCGCGAGGGCGGCCGGCACGGGCTGGAGGCGTACCTCAATGTCTGA
- a CDS encoding aldehyde dehydrogenase family protein — MSDRSGAKAKAKPPAPQRVEVRKTYKLFIGGKFPRSESGRSYPVQNANVALSSRKDVRDAVVAARAAVKGWSGATAYNRGQILYRVAEMLEGRREQFVALGVPGDEVDAATDRWVWYAGWSDKLPQVYGGANPVAGPYFNLSAPEPTGVVGVVAPERPALLGLVSVIAPAIVTGNTVVVLASPTEPLAAITLAEVLATSDLPGGVVNLLTGRVTETAPPLAGHMDVNALDLTGVTDAELAKELEVKAAENLKRVLRPAPAPHDWTADPGLTRMTSLLETKTVWHPKGV; from the coding sequence ATGTCTGACAGGTCGGGTGCGAAGGCCAAGGCGAAGCCGCCAGCGCCGCAGCGGGTCGAGGTACGCAAGACGTACAAGCTCTTCATCGGCGGGAAGTTCCCCCGCAGCGAGTCGGGACGGTCGTATCCGGTGCAGAACGCCAATGTCGCCCTCTCCTCCCGCAAGGACGTCCGGGACGCGGTGGTCGCCGCCCGCGCCGCGGTGAAGGGCTGGTCGGGTGCGACCGCCTACAACCGGGGGCAGATCCTCTACCGGGTCGCCGAGATGCTGGAGGGGCGGCGCGAGCAGTTCGTCGCGCTCGGCGTGCCGGGCGACGAGGTGGACGCGGCCACCGACCGCTGGGTCTGGTACGCCGGCTGGTCCGACAAGCTCCCCCAGGTGTACGGCGGCGCGAACCCGGTCGCCGGGCCGTACTTCAACCTCTCCGCGCCGGAGCCGACCGGCGTGGTCGGCGTGGTGGCCCCGGAGCGGCCCGCGCTGCTCGGCCTGGTCAGCGTGATCGCCCCGGCGATCGTCACCGGCAACACGGTGGTGGTGCTCGCCTCGCCGACCGAGCCGCTGGCCGCGATCACCCTGGCCGAGGTGCTCGCCACCTCCGACCTGCCCGGCGGCGTGGTCAACCTGCTCACCGGCCGGGTCACCGAGACCGCCCCGCCGCTCGCCGGTCACATGGACGTCAACGCCCTCGACCTGACCGGCGTCACCGACGCCGAACTGGCGAAGGAGCTGGAGGTCAAGGCCGCGGAGAACCTGAAGCGGGTGCTCCGGCCCGCCCCCGCCCCGCACGACTGGACGGCCGACCCGGGCCTGACCAGGATGACGTCCCTGCTGGAGACGAAGACGGTCTGGCACCCGAAGGGCGTCTGA